A region of Oceaniferula marina DNA encodes the following proteins:
- a CDS encoding P-loop NTPase, whose amino-acid sequence MNPESILELLKQVPYPGFSRDIVSFGLVKDVQIDAGIVTVLISIQTKDPTVPEQIFNNCHAVLDPVPEIKHAKIEIDVQEPSTQAGSAEGQEKSNIPGVKKIIAVASGKGGVGKSTVASNLAVALSKTGAKVGLCDCDLCGPSITLMFGKNERPLATEDNQIIPITAHDVKLMSMGFLLEDDSPVIVRGPLATRYTQQFLTHVLWGDLDYLILDLPPGTGDIQLTIVQTIALTGAIIVTTPQEVALIDARKAVSMFDKVNVPILGLIENMAWFECDHGTRYPIFGEGGGAREAEKLKVPLLGQIPINIPTRQQGDSGQPIALSDPSANPTSAAFADIAKSVLLLG is encoded by the coding sequence ATGAATCCTGAATCCATACTTGAGCTTCTCAAACAAGTTCCCTACCCCGGCTTCAGCCGTGACATCGTCTCCTTCGGCCTGGTCAAGGATGTGCAAATCGACGCCGGTATTGTCACGGTCCTGATCAGCATCCAAACCAAGGACCCCACGGTTCCAGAACAAATTTTCAATAACTGCCATGCGGTGCTCGATCCGGTTCCGGAAATCAAGCATGCCAAGATTGAAATCGACGTCCAAGAACCCAGCACCCAAGCGGGTTCAGCCGAGGGACAGGAAAAAAGCAACATCCCGGGAGTCAAAAAAATCATCGCCGTGGCCTCAGGCAAAGGAGGCGTCGGTAAATCCACCGTGGCCTCCAACCTTGCCGTGGCCCTCTCCAAGACCGGAGCCAAGGTAGGACTCTGCGATTGCGATCTCTGCGGTCCGTCGATCACCCTGATGTTTGGGAAAAACGAACGCCCCCTGGCAACCGAGGACAACCAAATCATCCCCATCACCGCCCACGACGTCAAGCTGATGTCCATGGGCTTCCTGCTGGAAGATGACTCCCCGGTCATCGTCCGCGGACCACTGGCAACCCGCTACACCCAGCAATTTCTCACCCACGTCCTTTGGGGAGATCTCGACTACCTCATTCTCGACCTGCCCCCCGGAACCGGAGACATTCAACTAACCATCGTCCAGACCATCGCCCTGACCGGGGCCATCATCGTCACCACTCCGCAGGAAGTGGCCCTGATCGATGCAAGAAAGGCGGTCTCGATGTTCGACAAGGTCAACGTTCCCATCCTCGGACTGATCGAGAACATGGCCTGGTTTGAATGTGACCACGGCACCCGCTACCCGATCTTTGGCGAAGGAGGAGGAGCCCGTGAAGCGGAAAAACTCAAAGTCCCGCTGCTAGGTCAAATCCCGATCAATATTCCGACCCGACAACAAGGTGACAGCGGCCAGCCCATCGCCCTCTCGGATCCCTCGGCCAATCCGACAAGCGCCGCATTTGCCGACATCGCCAAATCCGTGCTGCTTCTCGGTTAG
- a CDS encoding tetratricopeptide repeat protein, translating to MAESPTPFAEIDHGPSKLDQFLDAHQKKLIIAAILLALGMIAYVIYSGIAKGKAEEAGAALLTAESAEDYQKVISQWPESKAASTALPLLADLQGEDSPTDAIQTLNEFIDNNPNHPAKASAQVSLALRMLEEGKTEDASTLLTEIAENESDSYIAPLACITLGDIAKAAGKKEEASTWYKKAQADEGAQGNTFSQAAAARLALVNAEPPTKIQPAPPAPVAPPAPPAPAVTPAPPAPVTPPVEPTATPTPTPGEAEQNNPAEKQKTESEASEAP from the coding sequence ATGGCTGAATCACCCACACCCTTCGCAGAAATCGACCACGGCCCAAGCAAGCTCGATCAATTTCTCGACGCCCACCAGAAAAAACTGATCATCGCCGCTATTCTGCTCGCCCTCGGTATGATCGCCTATGTCATTTATTCCGGCATTGCCAAAGGAAAAGCTGAGGAGGCTGGAGCCGCCCTGCTGACCGCAGAATCCGCCGAGGATTACCAAAAAGTCATTTCTCAATGGCCCGAAAGCAAAGCGGCTTCCACGGCACTCCCCCTACTGGCCGACTTGCAAGGAGAAGACTCGCCAACCGACGCCATCCAGACACTGAACGAATTCATCGACAACAACCCGAACCACCCGGCCAAAGCAAGTGCCCAGGTCAGCCTGGCCCTGCGCATGCTCGAGGAAGGTAAAACGGAGGATGCCAGCACCCTACTCACCGAAATTGCCGAAAACGAGAGCGACAGCTACATCGCCCCTCTCGCCTGCATCACCTTGGGCGACATCGCCAAGGCCGCAGGCAAAAAAGAAGAGGCCTCCACCTGGTATAAAAAAGCACAGGCAGACGAAGGAGCCCAGGGCAACACCTTCAGCCAAGCCGCCGCAGCCCGCTTGGCACTTGTGAATGCTGAACCTCCCACCAAAATTCAGCCAGCCCCACCGGCACCAGTCGCCCCACCGGCACCACCAGCGCCCGCGGTCACACCCGCCCCACCGGCACCAGTGACGCCTCCTGTGGAACCAACAGCTACGCCAACACCTACTCCAGGCGAGGCAGAACAAAACAATCCCGCAGAAAAGCAGAAAACTGAAAGCGAAGCCTCTGAAGCTCCGTAA
- a CDS encoding zinc ribbon domain-containing protein yields MLSEIESLLILQDRDQRILKLTNELKRIPNDQQRAKERLANDLDTVAQAKSAIQENEIAIKNVELDIGVRKDTLTKLKVQQYETKKNEEFTALGNEITRYTEEIDALETTELELMEKADGLQEIRNKAQAALDITQGMVDEEIELLDKKAAECQQQKTEVQSDRDSLASAVDEDQLSLYERLMKSKGGDAIVSAERGQCQGCHMKLVAATMINVQAEKEITQCENCGRILYLSSQTTHEEH; encoded by the coding sequence ATGCTTTCTGAAATCGAATCCTTACTCATCCTCCAGGATCGGGACCAACGTATCCTCAAACTCACCAACGAGCTGAAACGCATCCCCAATGATCAGCAACGAGCCAAGGAACGGCTGGCTAACGACCTCGACACCGTAGCCCAGGCAAAATCCGCCATTCAGGAAAACGAAATCGCCATCAAAAATGTCGAACTGGATATCGGCGTGCGGAAAGACACCCTCACAAAACTGAAAGTCCAGCAGTATGAAACCAAGAAAAACGAAGAGTTTACGGCTCTCGGAAATGAAATCACCCGCTACACGGAAGAAATCGATGCGCTGGAAACAACCGAGCTCGAACTGATGGAAAAGGCCGACGGCTTACAAGAAATACGGAACAAGGCCCAGGCCGCTCTCGACATCACCCAGGGTATGGTCGATGAAGAAATCGAACTGCTCGACAAAAAAGCTGCAGAGTGCCAACAACAAAAAACGGAAGTGCAGTCTGATCGTGACTCTCTGGCTTCGGCCGTCGATGAAGACCAACTCTCCCTTTATGAACGGCTGATGAAATCCAAAGGTGGTGATGCCATTGTTTCAGCTGAGCGCGGACAATGCCAAGGCTGCCATATGAAACTCGTAGCCGCTACCATGATCAATGTTCAGGCGGAAAAAGAAATCACCCAATGTGAGAACTGCGGACGCATTCTCTACCTATCGAGCCAAACAACCCACGAAGAGCACTAA